The DNA sequence CACCTTGCTGAAGGATGCTTTAGATGATGAGTCGCTTGATTTGCCTACATTCAAGTATTTCAATGTATTTTCCATAATTGGATTAAAGGCTTTGCTGACACTCATTTCATACGCTTCTTTTTTGTTTTTCTGAGCCAAGCTCATACCTGCATAAACCACAACTTTAGGGTCTTTGCTCGGTGCATGGCCGATAAAGCTTGTGAAGTATGGATAAGGTCCTTCTACGTAACCGCCGTTTTCCGGATCGGCAACTTGTGCTGTACCGGTTTTACCGCCGATACGGTAGCCTTTGACTCTGAAGTTCTGCGCATGGCTTTTCTCGCTGTTAACAACTAAGTCTAATTCTTTCATCACTTTCTTAGAAGTTGCTTCGGTAATCGGTTTACCGACAATTTCTCTTTTACCTTTATATAATTCTTTATCTTTGACTGGATTATTGATACTGCTGACATACCAAGGTTTAATCATGTTCCCTTTATTGAACATTGCACTTTGCGCTTGCAGCATTTGAACCGGAGTGACAGTTGTTGATTGTCCGAATGCTGATGTTTTTTGTTGCAGTTCATTATCCCAAGCGATACCGCCAGGTGCTTCGCCATCGAATAAACCGCCTGTTTTCTTACCGAAACCGAATTTTTCATACCAAGATTTCATCTTATCAGCACCGACTAAATCTTGAAGGTGCATCATCAATGTGTTGGATGAATAAGTGAAACCAAGACTCATTGGAATTTTACCCCAACCAGTACGGTTCCAGTCAGAGATTTCAGAACCCATAATCGTACGATGTCCTGATTTATATTCTTTCTTAGGATCGAATTTGCCTTCTTGAATGGCTGCTGCTAAACCGTATGTCTTAAATGTAGAACCAGGCTCATACGTGTTTTGATATAAATCATTCGCCCAATTTTTACCGAAGTCTTTCCCTGTTTCAGGGTTGAACGTCGGACGTTGGCTGAACGCCAAGATTTCGCCAGTATGAGCATCCATAACGACCACGAATGCATCTTTCGGTGCGAAGTGATCATCGAGCTGATTCAACGCTTCTTCCACAAACACTTGGATATTTGAATCAATTGTTAAATGCACATCTTCACCGCGCTGCGGTGCCACTTCTCGTTTAGAATTCGGTGCAATATAACCCCAAATATCATGAATATATTTTAAAGAACCATGTTTACCAGCTAAATAACTGTCGAAGATTTTTTCAACACCCATCGCACCTTTCAACTCGCCGTTATCCGGATTCTTTTGCGCCATACCGATTAAGTGTGAGGCAAAATTACCGTTCGGATAGAAACGTTCCGTTTCAGGATACAATTTAACCCCAGGTATCTTCATCTTCTCAATTTTATCTTTTTGCTGATACGTCAAATTACTGCCTTTTCGTCCGAACTCTACTTGGAACGCTTTTTTGTTATTCAACATTTTCTCTATTTCTTTCGATTCCATATCTATTACAGTTGAAAGCTTTTTAGCTGCTTCTTTTTTATCCACGACATGTCGCGGTTTCTCAGAGCCTTCATCCGCTTTTTTATCGATGACTGCTGTCAGCTTGAAGCGTTCAACATCTTCAGCCAGGACTTTGCCGTGGCGGTCATAAATCTTACCGCGTTCCGGTTGTTCTTGACTTTCTACTAAATACTTTTCATTGGCTTTATTAATTAAATCTTGCCCAGATGAATGCCCTGTCAGCATGACAAAGGCATACCTTAAAACCAATAGAAAAAAGAGCAGTCCGAACAAACTGACGAGGAGGACTGCCCCTATTTTATTTTTTTTAATTTTAATTTTTCGCTTCGGCATTATTACGCACTACCTTTACATTATCGTTCTTTAAGCTCATGCCTTGTTTTTGAGCTTTGTCGTAAATGCGTTCATAAGAAGAGTTCTTTTTGATTTCTGACTTTAATGCACTATTTTGACTTGATTGTTGTTCGATTTTGTAATCTAAATCTGCAATTTTTCCTTTAGTGTCATAA is a window from the Staphylococcus sp. IVB6181 genome containing:
- a CDS encoding penicillin-binding protein, with translation MPKRKIKIKKNKIGAVLLVSLFGLLFFLLVLRYAFVMLTGHSSGQDLINKANEKYLVESQEQPERGKIYDRHGKVLAEDVERFKLTAVIDKKADEGSEKPRHVVDKKEAAKKLSTVIDMESKEIEKMLNNKKAFQVEFGRKGSNLTYQQKDKIEKMKIPGVKLYPETERFYPNGNFASHLIGMAQKNPDNGELKGAMGVEKIFDSYLAGKHGSLKYIHDIWGYIAPNSKREVAPQRGEDVHLTIDSNIQVFVEEALNQLDDHFAPKDAFVVVMDAHTGEILAFSQRPTFNPETGKDFGKNWANDLYQNTYEPGSTFKTYGLAAAIQEGKFDPKKEYKSGHRTIMGSEISDWNRTGWGKIPMSLGFTYSSNTLMMHLQDLVGADKMKSWYEKFGFGKKTGGLFDGEAPGGIAWDNELQQKTSAFGQSTTVTPVQMLQAQSAMFNKGNMIKPWYVSSINNPVKDKELYKGKREIVGKPITEATSKKVMKELDLVVNSEKSHAQNFRVKGYRIGGKTGTAQVADPENGGYVEGPYPYFTSFIGHAPSKDPKVVVYAGMSLAQKNKKEAYEMSVSKAFNPIMENTLKYLNVGKSSDSSSKASFSKVPDVSGQSVDKAKDALKAQNLKPVVIGQGDNVAQQLPEGNEKTLPYSKVFIKTDGDMTMPDMKDWGKDDVLAFESLTGISVKMKGNGFVSKQSISPNTPLKDQKQLEVELSAPSAE